In Deltaproteobacteria bacterium, the following are encoded in one genomic region:
- a CDS encoding tetratricopeptide repeat protein, whose amino-acid sequence RRELDAAQRSQHDALQLFREVGDVRGQAFAVSELGTIARVRGELDAAQRSQHDALQLFREVGDVQCQAFAVSELGTIARVRGELGAAQRSQHDALQLFREVGSVRGQADAMSALGSIARVRGELDAAQRYQRDALQLYREVGDRLGQAYALTELGSIAQVRGELDAAQRYQHDALQLYREVGSVQGQADAMSALGSIARVRGELDAAQRYQHDALQLFREVGSVQGQANVFTELSKLAQMQKETKQAEAYAQEALQLFRELKVPEGQAEALRELGAIAEQTGDLVLAASYLQEALALLQAIGAKLDVTKTEELLKRVRAQQAAA is encoded by the coding sequence CGGCGCGAGCTGGACGCGGCCCAGCGCTCTCAGCACGACGCGTTGCAGTTGTTTCGCGAGGTCGGCGATGTCCGGGGCCAAGCCTTTGCCGTGAGTGAGCTGGGGACTATTGCGCGGGTGCGGGGCGAGCTGGACGCGGCCCAGCGCTCTCAGCACGACGCGTTGCAGTTGTTTCGCGAGGTCGGCGATGTCCAGTGCCAAGCCTTTGCCGTGAGTGAGCTGGGGACTATTGCGCGGGTGCGGGGCGAGCTGGGCGCGGCCCAGCGCTCTCAGCACGACGCGTTGCAGTTGTTTCGCGAGGTCGGCAGTGTCCGGGGCCAAGCCGATGCCATGAGCGCGTTGGGGAGCATTGCGCGGGTGCGGGGCGAGCTGGACGCGGCCCAGCGCTATCAGCGCGACGCGTTGCAGTTGTATCGCGAGGTCGGTGATCGCCTGGGCCAAGCCTATGCCTTGACTGAGCTGGGGAGCATTGCGCAGGTGCGGGGCGAGCTGGACGCGGCCCAGCGCTATCAGCACGACGCGTTGCAGTTGTATCGCGAGGTCGGCAGTGTCCAGGGCCAAGCCGATGCCATGAGCGCGTTGGGGAGCATTGCGCGGGTGCGGGGCGAGCTGGACGCGGCCCAGCGCTATCAGCACGACGCGTTGCAGTTGTTTCGCGAGGTCGGCAGTGTCCAGGGCCAGGCGAATGTGTTCACGGAGCTGAGTAAGCTCGCACAAATGCAGAAAGAGACGAAACAGGCAGAGGCTTATGCCCAAGAGGCGTTACAGTTATTTCGCGAACTCAAAGTACCAGAAGGCCAAGCGGAAGCGTTACGCGAACTCGGCGCGATAGCCGAACAGACGGGGGACTTGGTATTGGCCGCGAGCTACCTGCAAGAAGCGTTAGCGCTGTTACAAGCGATCGGGGCAAAACTAGACGTGACGAAGACCGAGGAGTTGCTCAAGCGGGTCCGAGCGCAACAGGCAGCGGCATAG